The genomic stretch CATAGTGACGCTGCTGGAGCTGAGCGTCAACATCCTTGACGGTCTGCAAGCCAACGCCCACGAGAATAATAATCGACGTACCACCAAACGACATGGACTGAATACCCATAGCGTTGAACACGAGTTGCGGGATGAGCGCAATCGTCGCAAGGTACAGGGCACCCACCCAGTTGATCCGGTTGATGACGTACCTCAGGTAGTCAGCTGTTGGCTGCCCGGCGCGAATTCCGGGTACGAAACCGCCGTAGCGTTTCATGTTGTCAGCAATTTCCTCAGGGTTGAACGTGATCGACGTGTAGAAGAACGCGAAGAACACGATGAGGAGGAAGTACGTGGCCAAATACCACGGAGAGCTTGCCACATAATTACGGGCCAGCCACTGCACCCAACCGGCGTTCTGATCACCAAACTGCATGATCATTTGTGGAAGAGCCAAGATCGAGGATGCGAAGATCACGGGGATCACGTTCGCCATGTTGATCTTGATCGGAATGTAGGTGGAGGTACCACCGTACGTGCGCCGGCCAATCACTCGCTTCGCATACTGCACTGGAATACGGCGCTGAGACTGTTCCACGAAGACGACGACGAGCGTGATCGCCAAGAACATTGCGAGCACGATGAGCAGACGGCTCAGACCGCCGTCCGACTGGTAGACGTTGACCAGCATGCTCGGGAACGACGCCGCAATACCGGTGAAGATCAGGAGCGACATGCCGTTGCCAATACCGCGCTCGGTGATCTGCTCGCCCAACCACATGACGAGCGCCGTGCCCGCAGTGATCGTACAAATAGCGATCAAGTACTTGCCTGGCGTGGCATTCGGGATTGGATCAACCGTGCACAGCTGGAACAACAGGCTGTTCGCCGTCGTCACCATGACGGAGGCCTGCAAAATAGCCAAGAAAATGGTGAGGTAACGCGTGTACTCGGTGAGCTTGGCTTGACCAGTCTGGCCTTCCTTATGGAGCTCTTCAAAACGCGGAATAACCACCCTCATGAGCTGGACAATAATCGACGCCGTAATATACGGCATGATTCCAAGCGCAAATACGGATAGCTGGAGGAGCGCTCCACCCGAGAACATGTTCATCATCGTCAGCAAGTTAGCTTCACCTTGCTGATCCAAACACACCTTCACGTTCGAGTACGAAACGAACGGTGCAGGTAAAAAGGTACCCAGGCGATAGATCGCCATGATCAACATGGTGAACAGAAGCTTGCGTCTCAGATCCGGCGTCCGGAAAGCTGATACTAGTGCTCTAAACAAGACGTTCCTCCATTGCCGGCCCTCGTGGCCGTCCCGTGTGTGCTCGCAAGCGAGCTGTCACTACCCAGCAGCTCGGTAACTACCAGGTATGTATCGTGCCGCACGGCACCTGCGGTGCGCATACGACACCGTTACACTATACCCCGATACTCGAGCATTCCAAGCCTTCGATTGGTGCCATATATGCCACACAATCGCGAGAATCGGGAAAAATGAGGTCGGCTCCCATCTCAACGATGAGAGCCGACCACCATACTAGAAACTAGGCATCCCGCTTCGTCAGCGATCCGCCAGCCGCTTCAATCTTCTGCTGTGCCGAGCTCGACCAGGCGTCCACGGTCACGTTGACCTTGACGTTGATCTCGCCAGAACCAAGCACCTTAACCGGGCGGTTCTTACGCACCGCGCCCTTGGCAACCAGATCAGCAACGGTAACATCGCCGCCCTCTGGGAACAGCTCACCAAGAGCATCAAGGTTGACTACCTGGTAGTAGACCTTCGCAGGGTTCTTGAAACCACGCAGCTTCGGAAGGCGCATGTGCAACGGCATCTGCCCACCTTCGAAGCCCGGACGCACCGTGTTACGAGCACGGGTGCCCTTCGTGCCACGGCCGGCAGTCTTGCCGCCCTTGCCACCTTCGCCGCGTCCGACCCGCTTACGCGGCCTGTTCGAACCCGGAGCTGGGCGCAGGTCGTGGAGCTTGATCGGCCCCGCAGCCTGAGTCTCAGGCGTGTTTGTCGAATCAGCCATTAGTCGACCTCCTCCACTTCAACCAGATGCGCAACGGTACGAACCATGCCGCGCACGGCAGGGTTATCCGGCAACGTGACGGTCTGGTGAATCTTCTTCAAACCGAGCGAACGCATCGTCTCACGTTGGTTCTTCTTGGTGCCAATAAGGCCCTTTTTCTGAGTAATCTTCAGCATTACGCACCAACTCCTGCCGCGGCAGCTTCATTTTCTTCGCGCTGCGCTTCAAGTTCGGCGTCCTGCCGTTCCTTCTCTTCATGTTCGGCGCGGGCACGCAGCATCGCATGAGGTGCGACCTCGGTGAGCGGAAGACCGCGGCGTGCTGCCACTGCTTCCGGCTGCTCCAACTGCTTGAGCCCAGCAATCGTTGCGCGAACAATGTTGATCGCGTTCGACGAGCCCAGCGACTTGGTCAGGATGTCGTGAATACCTGCTGCCTCCATGACGGCACGAACCGGACCGCCGGCAATTACACCGGTACCGGGGGATGCCGGACGCAGAAGAACAACTCCTGCAGCATCCTCGCCCTGAACCAGGTGCGGGATCGTGGTGCCGATACGCGGAACCTTAAAGAAGTTCCGCTTCGCCTTTTCGGTGCCCTTGGCAATAGCGGCAGGAACTTCTTTAGCCTTGCCGTATCCCACGCCAACAGTGCCGTTGCCATCGCCGACCACGACGAGTGCCGTGAACGACATGTTGCGTCCGCCCTTGACGGTCTTAGCAACACGATTAATGGTCACGACACGCTCAATGTATGCGTTCCTGTCATCTTGACGACGATCGGAACGACGCTCATTGCGACGCCCATCGCGGCGGCGGTCTTCGCCGTCGCCCTCGGAGCGGCGTCCACGCTGCTCTGCAGCCATGTCTATATCCTCTCGTTCCAGATCACAGGGTCAG from Trueperella bialowiezensis encodes the following:
- the secY gene encoding preprotein translocase subunit SecY, which gives rise to MFRALVSAFRTPDLRRKLLFTMLIMAIYRLGTFLPAPFVSYSNVKVCLDQQGEANLLTMMNMFSGGALLQLSVFALGIMPYITASIIVQLMRVVIPRFEELHKEGQTGQAKLTEYTRYLTIFLAILQASVMVTTANSLLFQLCTVDPIPNATPGKYLIAICTITAGTALVMWLGEQITERGIGNGMSLLIFTGIAASFPSMLVNVYQSDGGLSRLLIVLAMFLAITLVVVFVEQSQRRIPVQYAKRVIGRRTYGGTSTYIPIKINMANVIPVIFASSILALPQMIMQFGDQNAGWVQWLARNYVASSPWYLATYFLLIVFFAFFYTSITFNPEEIADNMKRYGGFVPGIRAGQPTADYLRYVINRINWVGALYLATIALIPQLVFNAMGIQSMSFGGTSIIILVGVGLQTVKDVDAQLQQRHYEGFLR
- the rplO gene encoding 50S ribosomal protein L15; translated protein: MADSTNTPETQAAGPIKLHDLRPAPGSNRPRKRVGRGEGGKGGKTAGRGTKGTRARNTVRPGFEGGQMPLHMRLPKLRGFKNPAKVYYQVVNLDALGELFPEGGDVTVADLVAKGAVRKNRPVKVLGSGEINVKVNVTVDAWSSSAQQKIEAAGGSLTKRDA
- the rpmD gene encoding 50S ribosomal protein L30; this encodes MLKITQKKGLIGTKKNQRETMRSLGLKKIHQTVTLPDNPAVRGMVRTVAHLVEVEEVD
- the rpsE gene encoding 30S ribosomal protein S5 translates to MAAEQRGRRSEGDGEDRRRDGRRNERRSDRRQDDRNAYIERVVTINRVAKTVKGGRNMSFTALVVVGDGNGTVGVGYGKAKEVPAAIAKGTEKAKRNFFKVPRIGTTIPHLVQGEDAAGVVLLRPASPGTGVIAGGPVRAVMEAAGIHDILTKSLGSSNAINIVRATIAGLKQLEQPEAVAARRGLPLTEVAPHAMLRARAEHEEKERQDAELEAQREENEAAAAGVGA